Genomic window (Deltaproteobacteria bacterium):
AAGTCCGAGAGCAAGTGCACATGCGATGAGCCAGCTATTTTGCATGATGGTGAACCTCGTAACCTAAGAAGCTGTCCTTATGCATTCGCTTGTCTAGAGCCCAGACCGATCAGAAAAACTGCGGTGATGAGCGTGAGCGCACCAATCGGAACAAGGATAATACCGGGCCCGGGGTCGCCTCCCTGAATGCCCAAGCCTCCAAGGAAAAACCCACCCGGAAGCAGGATACTTGATGCCATGAGTAGAGCAGAAGGTTTGTGACTCCAGGTGCCAGGTCGTAGGTGCGTGGTGAGTGCGAAGCCTAGATGGGCAAGGCCTAATAGCGCGCCGTGAGCATGGGCGAGTGTCCAAAGCAGACGTCTGGTTTCATTGGACACATCGAGATAAAATCCAATCTTAAAACCATGCATGGCTTCGAGAGCGACTCCGATAAACAAAAAGACGAGCAGAGACCACCAGCCAAACTGAAGGTGCCGCGCGGTATAATCACTCGCCGGTTGCGTCATTGTATCATTTCCCCATGGTGTGAACCCTGCATTAAGTGTTGGACTTTTTGCAGGTGACGTCAACACGGTGACGGGGAGTTGTTGATTTTATAAGGAAAATTTTCTGCGATGTTGGTGCATCTTGTCATGATTTTCACGACCTTTATCCGCAGTACTGCCCGGAAAGTGGAAGTAAACCGACCAAGTTATTTAAAACTCCTCTGTCGAACCTCATGACTTGGGTTCGTTGACGCACCGGTTTGACGTTTAAGCGAACCCAACCGAAAGATTTACCCATACTCTGAGGTGGTAAAGTGACGCGGCCGATGAGTTTTCACCTAGCCACCTATCCGTGGCCTGGTAAACGAGCCTTGCTTTAGAGAGAGGGAGGTTTATATTCGCGCCAGTTCAAGCAAGAGGAAAGTATGAAAGTCATATACATCGATGCAGACGCGTGCTCAGTGAAGAAAGAGACCTACAAGGTTGCTGAGCGTTGGCACTGGAAAGTTGTGGTGGTTGCCAATCAGTATATCCAAACGCCGAGTTCTGAATTTATCCGTTGCGTGACGGTTGATAAAGGTGACGATGTGGCCGACGACTGGATCGCTGAGCGCTGTGAGCCCGGAGATGTTGTGATCACCAATGACATTCCCTTGGCCGCGCGTTGCTTGGAAAAGCAAGCTCGCGTTTTAGGTCAGAAGGGTAAAGAGTTCCACGCCGACTCCATAGGCGATGCTTTGGCTAGCCGGGAATTGGCACAAAATCTTCGCGAAATGGGTGTCATGACTGGAGGACCGAAACCGATGGAAGCAAAGGATAGGTCGCGGTATCTGGGTAAACTTGACGAAATTTTGGTGGCGCTGGGACGAGAATTTAAAGACCAGATGACCGCTGGGTCTTAAACCCATAGAGGTCATAATTACGGGTCGCTTGCCGCCGTCAATTTATAGTTTGAGCAATTTTTTGGGGATTTAACCTTTGAATGATTTCAAGGTTGAATCTCTTTTTAAAATCGAGGTAACACTTTCGCCGCTGCCAGGTGGTTCATTATTGATTGTACGCCACTCCGATAAAAGAGTGATTTAAGAAGGAGCAATGATGAAACCGAATT
Coding sequences:
- a CDS encoding YaiI/YqxD family protein; translated protein: MKVIYIDADACSVKKETYKVAERWHWKVVVVANQYIQTPSSEFIRCVTVDKGDDVADDWIAERCEPGDVVITNDIPLAARCLEKQARVLGQKGKEFHADSIGDALASRELAQNLREMGVMTGGPKPMEAKDRSRYLGKLDEILVALGREFKDQMTAGS